A stretch of the Janthinobacterium sp. B9-8 genome encodes the following:
- a CDS encoding HAMP domain-containing methyl-accepting chemotaxis protein translates to MFEKLKLKYSILLGYVLPLLFLVLVGILVYKNIKEAEEESQLVQQSQSTMQKIIMLQYHIAAFQRAARGAIIFKTDAVFKNYQSHSDGYKASLADLDEMIKDGKQKEIFKNIKTLGDELLNDTTEYIRLVDAGNNESAAAIFRTGKTLGPAAELNKLLDEFQKAKDETMKEQQKLAADAFSALLSTLVYGIIGSTLVAIGLGLFIASRITRTINVAINAAAATSSEIAATIAQHERTANQQAAMTNEMTTTLEELSVSSRQSSDQSTNAADMARNASTMTEDGNEAIRQVVEAMSGLKMKIGAIAEQILSLSEQTGQIGTITELVKDLSNQINMLALNAAVEAARAGEHGKGFSVVAAEVRKLSVESKKSAEQAKGIVSGIQKASDTTIMRTEEGTRNIETVMGIVSRVNELFESISSLSNQVYQSSQQGALNAKQQTAAIAEVVGAANTMNAGAKETAAGITQTKVGIQNLNEANNKLKAIV, encoded by the coding sequence ATGTTTGAAAAATTAAAACTCAAATATAGCATTTTGCTAGGCTATGTTTTGCCGCTGCTATTTTTAGTGCTGGTTGGTATTCTGGTCTACAAAAATATTAAAGAGGCTGAAGAAGAATCGCAGCTGGTGCAACAATCGCAGAGCACCATGCAAAAAATCATCATGCTGCAATACCATATCGCCGCTTTTCAGCGCGCGGCACGGGGCGCAATTATTTTCAAAACCGATGCCGTTTTTAAAAATTACCAGAGCCACTCTGATGGATATAAAGCGTCGCTCGCCGATCTGGATGAAATGATTAAAGACGGCAAGCAAAAAGAAATATTTAAAAATATTAAAACCCTAGGTGATGAGCTGTTGAATGACACTACTGAATATATACGTTTAGTCGATGCTGGGAATAATGAATCCGCCGCCGCGATATTTCGCACAGGCAAAACATTGGGGCCAGCGGCCGAGTTGAATAAATTACTCGATGAATTTCAGAAGGCTAAAGATGAAACCATGAAAGAGCAGCAAAAACTAGCTGCAGATGCCTTTAGCGCCCTGCTCAGTACCTTGGTTTACGGCATCATCGGGTCGACTCTAGTAGCGATAGGTCTCGGCTTATTTATTGCCTCTCGCATCACACGTACCATCAATGTGGCCATCAATGCCGCCGCCGCAACCTCTAGCGAAATTGCCGCAACCATTGCCCAGCATGAACGCACTGCTAATCAACAGGCGGCCATGACCAATGAAATGACCACCACACTTGAAGAGCTCTCTGTTTCATCCCGCCAGTCTTCAGACCAATCTACCAATGCCGCCGATATGGCAAGAAACGCCAGCACGATGACCGAAGACGGCAACGAAGCGATCAGGCAGGTGGTTGAAGCAATGAGTGGTTTAAAAATGAAAATTGGTGCCATTGCCGAGCAAATTCTCTCGCTGTCCGAGCAAACCGGGCAAATTGGCACCATCACCGAGCTGGTTAAAGACTTATCTAATCAAATTAATATGCTGGCTTTAAATGCTGCAGTAGAGGCCGCGCGTGCAGGCGAACATGGCAAGGGGTTTTCTGTAGTTGCTGCTGAAGTGCGCAAACTATCGGTGGAGAGTAAAAAATCAGCAGAGCAAGCTAAGGGTATTGTTTCCGGCATTCAAAAGGCATCAGACACCACCATCATGCGCACGGAGGAAGGCACGCGCAATATCGAAACCGTGATGGGCATTGTTTCCAGGGTAAACGAGCTATTTGAATCGATTTCCAGTTTATCTAATCAGGTCTACCAAAGCTCCCAACAGGGTGCGCTCAATGCTAAACAGCAAACCGCGGCCATTGCCGAAGTGGTTGGGGCAGCAAACACCATGAATGCCGGGGCCAAGGAAACCGCAGCGGGTATTACCCAAACCAAGGTGGGCATACAAAACTTGAACGAAGCAAATAACAAGCTCAAAGCGATTGTTTGA
- a CDS encoding hybrid sensor histidine kinase/response regulator, giving the protein MIEDNEMRDLFRIESSEHLQAIEDGLLKIEKDPDNQALLEELFREAHSLKGASRMLELYDIERIFHRFEDILGKARISGQRMASDTIDGMCKSLDAIRKLVDEAVNGSIANVDVSEVLASLKIPSTAVLNTAEAITKDSRAPTQQTAIAAQIDPAPSQPDTSSATNEPIPSGQIDEAFDVGKAILSSKANTEQFVIETIRVETRKLDMLMTHAGELTVAKIRIARRHMELEELQEKWDQIYLTIKNSSAKSAHLLSMLDQHANHLENLISAAYEDSARLDFVTGELEEGIRTIRLLPLSTIFNLFGLMVRKLSRERAKDVELYIEGGEITADKRILEEMKDPLMHILRNAIDHGLELPAERLAKGKSSTGNIRLRAYQSSSKIVIEIEDDGRGLDLQAIKHAASKTRLWREEELAAMSDEQVMSLIFMPGFSTSNFVSDVSGRGVGMDVVRANVEKLKGSVNVSSVPGHSCTINIKLPLTLATSRVLIVLANSIKYAVPVEYVQKSYPLSRKELFTVEGHLATMFEDKAVAVARLLDLLQFKRNDFVPAADDKAEQKADESSPCIIMEVNGERFGLIVDELLDEQEIVLKSQSALLKHISDLSGVTILGTGEVCMVLNPPDFIAKLKHQTSQTVTASSQEVERKKQLILLAEDSLTTRAQMKRILESGGYEVVMAVDGLDAFNKLETRPFDAIVSDINMPNMDGLTLVQKVRSNKKHTELPIVLVTMLSTEEDKRRGMEAGANAYISKAAFEQKLLLDTLRRLV; this is encoded by the coding sequence ATGATAGAAGATAATGAGATGCGCGATTTATTTCGCATCGAAAGCAGTGAACACCTGCAAGCGATTGAAGATGGCTTACTCAAAATCGAAAAAGATCCTGACAATCAGGCACTGCTAGAGGAGTTATTTCGCGAAGCGCACAGCTTAAAAGGTGCTTCACGGATGCTGGAGCTCTACGATATCGAGCGTATTTTCCATCGCTTTGAGGATATTTTAGGCAAGGCCAGAATCAGCGGGCAACGCATGGCCAGCGACACCATTGATGGCATGTGTAAATCGCTCGATGCCATCAGAAAGCTAGTTGATGAAGCGGTAAATGGCAGCATTGCGAATGTAGATGTCTCTGAAGTATTAGCCTCACTTAAAATACCCAGCACTGCTGTGTTAAACACAGCGGAAGCCATTACTAAAGATAGTCGCGCCCCCACCCAGCAAACAGCAATTGCGGCTCAAATTGATCCTGCTCCGAGCCAGCCCGATACCTCCTCCGCCACAAACGAGCCCATTCCAAGCGGGCAGATTGATGAAGCCTTTGATGTAGGCAAAGCGATTCTTAGCAGCAAAGCCAATACCGAACAATTTGTAATCGAAACCATACGCGTTGAAACTCGTAAACTCGATATGCTAATGACACATGCAGGCGAGCTAACCGTCGCAAAAATCCGCATTGCCCGCCGTCATATGGAGCTGGAAGAACTACAAGAAAAGTGGGATCAAATTTATCTAACTATTAAAAATTCCAGCGCTAAAAGCGCCCATCTACTCAGCATGCTGGATCAACATGCCAACCATTTAGAAAACTTAATCAGCGCCGCTTATGAAGATAGCGCAAGGCTGGATTTTGTCACTGGTGAGCTGGAAGAAGGCATTCGCACCATACGCCTGCTGCCGCTTTCCACTATTTTTAATTTATTCGGGCTGATGGTCAGAAAGCTTTCTCGTGAACGAGCTAAAGACGTAGAGCTATATATCGAAGGCGGTGAAATCACCGCAGATAAGCGCATTCTGGAAGAAATGAAAGACCCGCTTATGCATATCCTTAGAAATGCAATTGATCATGGCCTTGAACTGCCTGCAGAGCGTTTAGCCAAAGGTAAATCCAGTACAGGGAATATCAGGCTGCGTGCTTATCAATCATCATCCAAAATTGTCATTGAAATTGAAGATGATGGCCGGGGACTGGATCTGCAAGCGATCAAACATGCCGCAAGTAAAACTCGTTTATGGCGAGAAGAAGAATTAGCAGCGATGAGCGATGAGCAAGTGATGAGCCTGATTTTTATGCCCGGTTTTTCCACCAGTAACTTTGTTTCTGATGTATCCGGGCGCGGCGTAGGCATGGATGTGGTGCGCGCCAACGTAGAAAAACTTAAAGGCAGCGTGAATGTATCGTCCGTGCCAGGCCACTCATGCACCATCAATATCAAGCTACCGCTCACCCTCGCCACATCACGGGTCCTGATTGTCCTCGCGAATTCAATCAAATATGCCGTGCCGGTTGAATATGTACAGAAATCCTATCCGCTTTCAAGAAAAGAGCTATTTACTGTAGAAGGCCATCTAGCCACCATGTTTGAAGATAAAGCAGTCGCAGTGGCCAGGCTGCTGGATTTGCTGCAATTTAAACGCAATGATTTTGTCCCCGCAGCCGATGATAAAGCCGAACAAAAAGCCGATGAATCATCGCCATGCATCATTATGGAGGTCAATGGCGAGCGCTTTGGCCTGATCGTCGATGAGTTACTCGATGAGCAGGAAATTGTTTTGAAATCACAAAGTGCCTTGCTCAAACATATCAGTGATCTGTCCGGCGTCACCATCTTAGGCACAGGCGAAGTATGCATGGTGCTCAACCCGCCTGATTTCATCGCTAAGCTCAAACACCAAACCAGCCAAACCGTCACAGCCAGCAGCCAAGAAGTAGAACGTAAAAAACAATTAATCTTATTAGCCGAAGATAGCTTAACCACCCGCGCCCAGATGAAGCGCATTCTGGAATCAGGCGGCTATGAAGTAGTCATGGCAGTTGATGGGCTAGATGCCTTTAACAAGCTGGAAACACGGCCCTTTGACGCCATTGTAAGCGATATCAATATGCCCAATATGGATGGCTTAACGCTGGTGCAGAAAGTGCGCAGCAATAAAAAACATACCGAACTGCCCATCGTACTAGTCACCATGTTATCCACTGAAGAAGATAAAAGGCGGGGTATGGAAGCAGGAGCCAATGCTTATATTTCTAAAGCAGCTTTTGAACAAAAGCTATTACTCGATACCTTAAGAAGATTGGTGTGA
- the cheB gene encoding chemotaxis-specific protein-glutamate methyltransferase CheB yields MQLNKTRVLLVDDSPIALRILIRILEKADDIEIIGTASNGKQALKMIASLNPAVVCTDFHMLGMDGLELIQNIMEHHPCPVLVISVSAMPGSVNVFKLLEAGALDIVTKPRLEQESVYGGISSELLSKIRILAGVHVFRKKNPAPRLLPDILSAASCKYRLLIIGASTGGPQALQAILSQLPINFPLPIICIQHISDGFLHNLVSWLGEQSALKCQIATAGLAPQPGHVYFPQEKMQLEFDTNGRFLISNNVPNKGHCPSVSTTMQSAAKQFGENIISVLLTGMGDDGADGMQAICQAGGMTIAQDEKSCVVFGMPKQAIALGSAKRILALNEIAPHLIGLCLRAAK; encoded by the coding sequence ATGCAACTAAACAAAACACGAGTCCTACTGGTTGATGATTCCCCCATCGCGCTTCGTATCTTAATAAGAATATTGGAAAAAGCCGATGATATCGAAATAATTGGCACTGCCAGCAATGGCAAGCAAGCTTTAAAAATGATTGCCAGTTTAAACCCAGCCGTGGTTTGTACCGATTTTCATATGCTCGGCATGGATGGTTTAGAGCTGATACAAAACATCATGGAGCATCATCCATGCCCTGTGCTGGTCATTAGCGTCTCGGCCATGCCCGGCTCGGTAAATGTCTTTAAATTACTTGAAGCAGGCGCTTTAGATATCGTTACCAAACCCAGGCTAGAGCAAGAATCTGTTTATGGTGGCATTAGCTCTGAATTACTCAGCAAAATACGTATTTTGGCGGGTGTGCATGTGTTTCGTAAAAAGAACCCTGCCCCCCGCTTGCTACCCGATATCCTCTCAGCAGCAAGCTGTAAATACCGCTTACTCATCATTGGTGCATCAACTGGTGGGCCACAGGCACTGCAAGCCATACTCTCGCAGCTACCAATCAACTTTCCGCTGCCTATTATTTGTATTCAACATATCAGCGATGGCTTTTTGCATAATTTAGTCTCATGGCTAGGCGAGCAATCTGCTTTAAAGTGCCAGATAGCCACGGCGGGGCTAGCCCCACAGCCTGGCCATGTGTATTTTCCCCAAGAGAAAATGCAGCTTGAATTTGATACCAACGGCCGCTTCTTAATTAGTAATAATGTGCCCAATAAGGGGCATTGCCCCTCAGTTAGTACTACCATGCAATCTGCTGCAAAACAGTTTGGTGAAAACATAATCTCTGTTTTGCTGACAGGAATGGGCGATGATGGTGCAGATGGTATGCAAGCGATCTGCCAAGCAGGTGGCATGACCATTGCCCAGGATGAAAAAAGTTGCGTGGTATTTGGAATGCCTAAGCAAGCCATTGCGCTGGGCTCAGCCAAACGCATATTGGCTTTAAACGAGATCGCGCCCCATTTAATCGGCCTATGCCTGAGAGCAGCCAAATGA